The stretch of DNA AATCGGGGAAGACCGCCGAACTGTTGGAAAATCCACAAGCCGGGCAGACGGAAAAACTGGTCGGCGCGGCACGAGAGCTGACATTGCAGCGAAAGCAGGATCGCGATGACTGAACGGGAGATATTGCTGAACGGCCGCGCCATAAGCCGTACTTTCGGAAAAGGCAAGGACCGGCAGATTGCGTTGGACGGTGTTGACGTCGAGGTGCGTTCGGGGGAGTGTCTCGCGCTGATTGGCGGATCGGGTTCGGGCAAGTCTACGCTGACCCGGATCTTGCTCGGGCTTGACAGGCCGACTTCGGGAACGGTGAGCTTTGAAGGCAAGCCGGTCGAAGGCCTAAAATCCGCGGGATACCAGGCTTTGCGACGCGAATCGAGCCTGATATTCCAAAGTCCGTTCTCCTCGCTCGACCCGCGTTGGAACGTGGCCAAGTCCGTGGCCGAGCCGTTGAAAATACAGGGCAAGATACGGACGAACAGTGCGAATAGCGCCAACAACGATGAAGAGAATATCGATGTAAAAGTGCGCGAGTCCTTGACGCTGGTCGGTCTCGATCCCGACGAATTCCTGAATCGATACCCCGTCGACCTCTCAGGCGGGCAAGCTCAGCGCGTCGCCATCGCCCGTGCGCTGGTCACCGATCCCAAGCTCATCGTCGCCGACGAGCCGATGAGCGCAATCGATGTGGCGGCCCGTCTGCAGATTCTCGAGGCGTTTGCGGCCATCCGCAAGTCGCGTCCGGAAACGGCCATCGTCATGATCTCGCATGATCTGGGCGTGGTGCAGCACATCGCCGACCACATCGTCGTGCTCCATAACGGCAAGGTGGTGGAAAGCGGTGCCACCGATGACGTGCTCAACTGCCCGAAAGCCGACTACACCCGCGAGCTGGTTGCTGCTGCGTCGCTGTAAGTCGGTATCTACTCCACCACGTTGAAGCGCTCGCCGTTGCAGAAGGCGAGGATGGAACGAGCCATCTGGCGCGAGAGGTCGCGGTAGGCGTCGTCGGCACGCCAGGCGACGTGCGGGGTGAGGATGGTGTGGGGCGTCGAGCGCAGCGGGTCGTCGGCCGGCAGCGGTTCCTTGTCGTAGACGTCGATGGCGGCCTTGATGTCGCCGCGGTCGAGTCGGGCTGCCAGCGCGCCGGGTTCGATGACTTCGGCTCTGGCGGTGTTGATGAAGTAGCTGTCGGATTTCAGCTGGTCCAAGTCGTCGGCGGTGATGACCGCCTGCGTCTCGTCGTTCAGGGGCAGATGGACGCTGATGATGTCCGAATGCGCCATGAGCTCGCCGATGCTTTCGATTCTGGTTGCACCCAACGAGCGCGCGGTGGCGGCGTTGACGTGCGAATTCCAGACCAGGGTGTGCATGCCGAAGCCGTAGGCGATGCGGGCGACCGTCTGGCCGATGCCGCCGAAACCGATGAGGCCGATGGTCTTGTCCTTCAGCGACGTGCCTTCCAGCCCGCTCCAGTTGCCTTCCCGGATGCCGCGATCCATGGCGCCGACGGAGCGTGCCAGTTCGAAAATCAGCGCGAACGTATATTCCGCAACGGTTTCGTCGCCGTAGTGGACGGTGTTGCACACGCGAATACCCAGTTCCCGCGTACGTTTCAGGTCGATGAAATTGGCGACGCCGGTGCCTCCGAAGACGAAACAGCGCACGTGGCTGCCCAACTGCTCGAGCAGGTCGCCGGTGACGTGGAAGCCGATGACCACGACGATATCGGCGTCTTTGCAGCGTTCGAGGATGGTTTCTGGCTCGATGTCGAAATCGTGGTAGGTGCGTACGCGGGCGACGTTGCGCAGGATACGCATGCCGGTGGCGAGCGGCTGGGCCATGGCCGCGAACATCGAGGGGATGACGACCAGAGGCAGATCGGTACGTTCGGGTTGGGTTTCGCGGTAATTCATATTAACAAGGATAATTCCGCCTCTGACCTATGGAAATGGACACTATCGATACCAAGATGATGCTGAAGGTTTGTTATCGTCGCGTGTTGCGTCCGTGCTCTTTGGCGTGTTTCATTCGTCGAAAGAGAATAGTTTTTCAACAGTGGTATCGAAGACGTGGGCGATGTCAAGTGCCAGCTTCAGCGATGGGTTATATGCGCCGGCTTCAAGCCGGATGATGGTCTCGCGCCGTACACCGACCAACACGGCAAGTTCTGATTGTGTCATGCCGGCGTTCTGCCGTACCTGTTTGAGTGTGGTATTAAGCCTTGGCATCGGCGGCCTTCAGGTCTCGGTGTTCGAGATAGAGATAACAGCCTAGCTGCAACGTCGCCATCAATGAGACAAGGAAAAGCAGAAGATAAACGTTGAAACGCAGCCAGTTGTTCAGCACAAACTGGTTGATCATGGCGATGCAGATGAGCACTAGGAACAGAATGAAAATGGATATGGTATTCGCCTGATTCTCATGGAGCAGCGCGCTCTCGTCTTTCAGTCTGTTTTCCGCAGAGTCGTTCAATCCCAAGGTGAACACACCGTTCGGTCCACGTGAAATGAGCTTGTTGAGGGCGACATCGATTCCTGTCAGAATGATGAATCCGAGCATGCAGAGACAATGCCGCCAAAGCCAAGTGTCGGGGAAAAATATTGCGGGAAGCGAGACAAGGGTGGCAAGCAACATACCGGCGAATTGCGCTCGGCGAATCTGGTTGAGCGACCAACTGTTGGGGTTGCAACGATGTGACGATGTTGGCATCTTCGGTTCCTTTCCGGCGGTTACGGACCGTTCTTGGCTGCACGTGAAGTGATGTATTTATCACTATGTTGCAAATATATCACATTTGTGATTCGGTGTTGGTGACGGTTCGCGGTTCGGTTGCTGATTTCGACTGTTGATGTGTTGCCTGTGCAAGGTCAACTTGGCTCGTTTGACATATTTGTATATCGCGTATAGCGTATGACTTTTATCGGATGAAATTCAATGAAAACC from Bifidobacterium sp. ESL0800 encodes:
- a CDS encoding helix-turn-helix transcriptional regulator, producing the protein MPRLNTTLKQVRQNAGMTQSELAVLVGVRRETIIRLEAGAYNPSLKLALDIAHVFDTTVEKLFSFDE
- a CDS encoding dipeptide/oligopeptide/nickel ABC transporter ATP-binding protein, whose protein sequence is MTEREILLNGRAISRTFGKGKDRQIALDGVDVEVRSGECLALIGGSGSGKSTLTRILLGLDRPTSGTVSFEGKPVEGLKSAGYQALRRESSLIFQSPFSSLDPRWNVAKSVAEPLKIQGKIRTNSANSANNDEENIDVKVRESLTLVGLDPDEFLNRYPVDLSGGQAQRVAIARALVTDPKLIVADEPMSAIDVAARLQILEAFAAIRKSRPETAIVMISHDLGVVQHIADHIVVLHNGKVVESGATDDVLNCPKADYTRELVAAASL
- a CDS encoding NAD(P)-dependent oxidoreductase, with amino-acid sequence MNYRETQPERTDLPLVVIPSMFAAMAQPLATGMRILRNVARVRTYHDFDIEPETILERCKDADIVVVIGFHVTGDLLEQLGSHVRCFVFGGTGVANFIDLKRTRELGIRVCNTVHYGDETVAEYTFALIFELARSVGAMDRGIREGNWSGLEGTSLKDKTIGLIGFGGIGQTVARIAYGFGMHTLVWNSHVNAATARSLGATRIESIGELMAHSDIISVHLPLNDETQAVITADDLDQLKSDSYFINTARAEVIEPGALAARLDRGDIKAAIDVYDKEPLPADDPLRSTPHTILTPHVAWRADDAYRDLSRQMARSILAFCNGERFNVVE